A genomic region of Flavobacteriales bacterium contains the following coding sequences:
- a CDS encoding DUF4301 family protein, producing the protein VKNQGEPGGGPFWVNEKRGKSLQIVESAQIDAEDKKAMDMLQSGTHFNPVDIVCSLNDLYGMRQDLLRFVDKDSAFVTRKMIEGQEALVIEWPGLWNGAMADWNTIFVEVPISTFNPVKRVTDLLRPYHQ; encoded by the coding sequence GGTCAAGAATCAGGGAGAACCAGGAGGAGGCCCGTTCTGGGTGAATGAAAAGCGCGGGAAAAGTCTTCAGATAGTGGAGTCAGCTCAGATCGATGCCGAGGATAAAAAAGCGATGGACATGCTCCAAAGTGGAACGCATTTCAATCCTGTGGATATTGTCTGTAGCCTGAATGACCTATATGGCATGCGCCAGGATCTACTGCGATTTGTGGATAAGGACTCTGCGTTTGTTACACGCAAGATGATCGAAGGGCAGGAGGCGCTGGTCATCGAATGGCCCGGATTATGGAACGGAGCCATGGCAGATTGGAACACCATTTTCGTAGAAGTTCCTATCAGCACTTTCAATCCCGTCAAGCGGGTGACGGATCTATTGAGGCCCTATCATCAATGA
- a CDS encoding phospho-sugar mutase, whose product MTTETQERIAFWKSTEFDAETRNEVAMLEAQDPVLLEDSFYKNLSFGTGGLRGEMGVGTNRMNQYIVSMATQGLADYLKKQFDQGISVAIAYDSRNRSTEFARRAAEVLSANGIEVYLSKELRPTPLLSYAVRHLACQAGIVITASHNPKEYNGYKVYWEDGGQLVPPHDQGIISCVREVTSPSKVKSAVNEALIHPIPDKVEESYYRHLEELLLLPKDDTHKAGLKLLYTSLHGTGITMIPEALKRAGFHNVDILDSQAEPNGDFPTVDSPNPEERSAMKFALEKGEELGSDFIIGTDPDTDRVGIGIRNAQGELELINGNQAAALLIHFLLENLSEDKKQNGFIAKTIVTSDLLKDMADAHGVPCYETLTGFKYIAELIRLHEGKKTFIGGGEESYGYLVGDHVRDKDAVISTVMLCEMAAWARSKNTRAQGLLAEIYSRYGLYREALVSLVKKGKSGAEEIQSIMEGFRSDPPTELAGTPIVQLIDYQRSMSYDLRTRASERIELPKSNVIQFLLEDGSKVTARPSGTEPKIKYYLSVKEELNGNLDSAWKRAGERIRAFETALGL is encoded by the coding sequence ATGACTACAGAGACCCAGGAACGGATAGCTTTTTGGAAATCCACTGAATTCGATGCGGAGACCAGAAATGAAGTGGCCATGCTCGAAGCGCAGGACCCAGTGCTACTAGAAGACTCCTTCTACAAGAATCTGTCTTTCGGGACCGGTGGTCTTCGCGGAGAGATGGGAGTAGGGACCAATCGTATGAATCAATACATCGTCTCTATGGCGACCCAAGGTCTGGCCGACTATCTCAAAAAACAGTTCGATCAGGGAATCTCCGTGGCCATCGCCTATGATTCACGGAATAGGAGCACGGAATTCGCACGAAGAGCCGCAGAAGTACTTTCTGCCAATGGCATAGAGGTCTACCTAAGCAAGGAGCTGCGTCCCACTCCTCTATTGAGCTATGCGGTCAGGCACCTCGCTTGTCAAGCGGGTATCGTAATCACCGCCAGCCATAATCCCAAGGAGTACAATGGTTATAAGGTGTACTGGGAAGACGGAGGACAATTGGTGCCGCCTCACGACCAAGGGATCATCTCTTGCGTTAGAGAAGTCACCAGTCCTTCAAAGGTGAAGAGCGCGGTGAATGAAGCCCTCATCCATCCGATTCCCGATAAGGTTGAGGAATCCTACTATCGACATTTGGAGGAGCTGCTTCTTCTGCCGAAAGATGATACCCATAAAGCCGGACTGAAATTACTCTATACCTCTCTCCACGGGACCGGTATCACCATGATTCCAGAAGCCCTGAAGAGGGCCGGGTTCCATAATGTGGATATCCTGGACTCACAAGCTGAACCGAACGGAGATTTCCCCACAGTGGACTCTCCCAATCCCGAGGAGCGGTCGGCCATGAAGTTCGCTTTGGAAAAAGGAGAAGAACTTGGGAGCGATTTCATTATCGGTACCGATCCGGATACCGACCGGGTGGGTATAGGGATCCGGAATGCTCAGGGAGAACTGGAGTTGATCAATGGGAATCAAGCAGCAGCGCTATTGATCCACTTTCTACTAGAGAATCTGAGCGAGGATAAGAAGCAAAACGGATTCATTGCCAAAACAATCGTCACTTCCGATCTTTTGAAGGACATGGCAGACGCCCATGGGGTCCCTTGCTATGAGACCTTGACTGGGTTCAAGTATATCGCTGAACTCATTCGCCTGCACGAGGGCAAGAAGACTTTCATCGGAGGTGGAGAAGAGAGTTATGGTTATCTGGTAGGTGACCATGTACGTGACAAGGATGCGGTGATCTCGACTGTCATGCTCTGTGAAATGGCTGCCTGGGCCAGAAGCAAGAATACAAGGGCCCAAGGATTACTTGCAGAGATCTACTCTCGCTATGGCCTCTACCGTGAAGCCTTGGTCTCACTAGTGAAGAAAGGGAAATCAGGCGCAGAAGAGATTCAGTCCATCATGGAAGGTTTCAGGTCGGACCCTCCCACAGAACTTGCAGGCACTCCTATAGTTCAGTTAATAGACTATCAACGCTCCATGAGCTACGATCTGCGCACCCGGGCATCAGAACGTATCGAATTGCCAAAGTCGAATGTGATACAGTTCTTACTGGAAGATGGCAGTAAAGTGACTGCCCGTCCTTCTGGAACCGAACCCAAGATCAAGTATTATCTCAGTGTGAAAGAGGAACTGAACGGAAATCTGGATAGTGCTTGGAAACGGGCTGGGGAGCGCATCAGAGCATTCGAAACCGCACTCGGACTTTGA
- a CDS encoding T9SS type A sorting domain-containing protein, with protein sequence MRVWVIWFFTLILHLFGAVSDAEGQCTVIQDEVETYLYTQGDFGQSFQVCATGTLSQMDFMVHHFLNGSIDATLTIFQGEGYDGSTLYSAPLTLTDEWGSIHSHTLSEEVLCMLGQVYTFRIEFFGEYGLMWAKFQDTYADGQVYWDGTPYENIDIGFNAHILYPEEPPCITWTGAVDSDWDEPANWLPQIVPDSTDCVFVPANDSGTYPAVDVPARAGSLNIHPEAGFHLQSEGELAIYGSLQSANDCTFDGTVVLHSLDGNSEINGSPTFDHLKIIGVFFTTEPIEILNVLDLSEGYLANLGTELILNSGEGYYGHAYIPQDLIVGSVIIKKHIDHAGEQILGIPFVLDEEVLINGGQGLEDLMLFEQEFCMEGFHNNWQPLDQYEPNGPCDALRSFVIQEHIELAGATTNEEMIVHGQNNEAFDLGRLQLISNPYPSVIDLDDISISPGASQATYRWLPEKQQFGSRNGGWSTHDMGDMVLPSDAFIVQLAEAHHLKFIYSEIVPAPWDLMQPEQSTVSAEHQIKLSVTAPGGSDETILRFTGASTLDFDPSLDALKIPSLNEFTPALGSASASGEVLSINALPHPPVGASVPLYFSSDLEGEIGFDPVLIDVGQVYDQIFLYDALNETFHDLMTEGLYHTVYDPNDGEDRFLLIFGIDDTPWYHPDSEQISDGGDMEEGPPAEELGPTDGSQTTADWNIGAVLDELIIRPTPNSEGEGRIQVTIHSLRGRLVFDRQVDLDSSGWKYRLQLSPGMYSISIRQGDKLHSEKIWLDRS encoded by the coding sequence ATGAGAGTTTGGGTAATCTGGTTTTTCACCTTGATACTTCATTTATTTGGAGCAGTCAGTGATGCAGAAGGGCAGTGTACTGTCATTCAAGATGAGGTGGAGACCTATCTCTATACCCAAGGCGATTTCGGGCAATCATTCCAAGTATGTGCTACAGGCACTCTCAGCCAAATGGATTTCATGGTGCATCACTTCTTAAATGGTTCCATCGATGCGACATTGACCATATTTCAAGGCGAGGGGTATGACGGATCCACACTCTATTCTGCTCCCTTGACATTGACAGATGAATGGGGAAGTATACATTCTCACACGCTATCCGAAGAAGTTTTGTGTATGCTCGGGCAGGTCTACACCTTCCGGATAGAATTCTTTGGTGAGTATGGCCTCATGTGGGCCAAATTCCAAGACACCTATGCCGATGGCCAGGTCTATTGGGATGGCACTCCTTATGAGAATATCGATATAGGATTCAATGCGCATATCCTCTATCCAGAAGAACCTCCTTGTATCACATGGACCGGAGCAGTTGACTCTGACTGGGATGAACCTGCCAACTGGTTGCCTCAGATAGTCCCTGATTCCACGGATTGTGTCTTTGTTCCTGCTAACGATTCGGGGACCTACCCTGCCGTAGATGTCCCTGCTCGTGCAGGTTCTTTGAACATCCATCCTGAGGCAGGATTTCATCTGCAGTCCGAAGGGGAACTGGCAATCTACGGATCACTTCAGTCTGCAAATGACTGCACCTTTGATGGGACGGTCGTATTACACTCTCTGGATGGGAATTCGGAGATAAATGGTTCTCCCACATTCGATCACTTGAAGATCATCGGAGTGTTCTTTACTACAGAACCGATCGAGATCCTCAATGTGCTCGATCTCTCTGAAGGATATCTCGCCAACCTGGGTACAGAACTGATTCTCAATTCAGGCGAGGGTTACTATGGTCATGCCTACATTCCTCAGGATCTCATTGTAGGATCGGTCATCATCAAGAAACATATCGATCATGCGGGAGAGCAGATACTTGGTATTCCCTTTGTTCTGGATGAAGAGGTACTCATCAATGGAGGACAAGGTCTGGAAGACCTGATGCTTTTCGAGCAGGAATTCTGTATGGAGGGGTTCCATAACAACTGGCAACCCCTGGATCAATACGAGCCCAATGGACCGTGTGATGCTCTACGCTCATTCGTGATTCAGGAACACATCGAACTTGCGGGAGCTACGACCAATGAGGAGATGATCGTCCATGGGCAGAACAATGAAGCATTCGATCTCGGAAGGCTACAACTCATCTCCAATCCTTATCCATCGGTGATCGACCTGGATGATATCAGTATCTCACCGGGGGCTAGTCAGGCTACATACAGATGGTTGCCGGAGAAGCAACAGTTCGGTAGCCGGAATGGAGGGTGGTCTACCCATGATATGGGGGATATGGTACTTCCCTCAGACGCCTTTATCGTACAACTGGCAGAAGCACATCATCTGAAATTCATATACTCGGAAATCGTGCCTGCACCTTGGGATCTCATGCAGCCAGAACAGTCAACAGTCTCAGCCGAGCACCAGATAAAACTCAGCGTCACCGCCCCAGGAGGCTCTGATGAGACCATTCTGAGATTCACTGGAGCCTCGACACTGGACTTCGACCCCAGCTTGGATGCACTGAAGATCCCAAGTCTCAATGAATTCACTCCGGCCCTCGGGTCGGCCAGTGCCTCAGGAGAGGTGCTATCTATCAACGCGCTACCTCATCCTCCGGTAGGAGCTTCGGTACCGCTATATTTCTCATCGGACCTGGAAGGAGAGATCGGTTTCGACCCGGTGCTCATCGATGTGGGACAGGTCTACGATCAGATATTCCTTTATGATGCTCTCAATGAGACCTTCCATGACCTCATGACCGAAGGCTTGTACCATACGGTCTATGACCCAAATGATGGAGAGGATCGATTTCTGCTCATTTTCGGGATAGACGATACGCCTTGGTATCACCCCGATTCAGAGCAAATATCTGATGGAGGGGACATGGAAGAAGGACCTCCAGCGGAAGAACTCGGACCTACCGATGGATCTCAGACTACCGCTGATTGGAATATCGGAGCCGTATTGGATGAACTCATCATCAGACCTACACCCAATAGTGAAGGAGAGGGGCGCATCCAAGTGACCATCCATTCACTCAGAGGACGATTGGTCTTCGATCGGCAGGTCGATCTGGATTCCTCCGGTTGGAAATATCGCTTGCAACTCAGCCCGGGCATGTACAGCATCTCCATCCGTCAGGGCGATAAGCTGCATTCGGAGAAGATCTGGCTTGACCGTTCTTAA